In the genome of Bacillus sp. S3, one region contains:
- the cpaB gene encoding Flp pilus assembly protein CpaB, translating to MNTKKIWLISLILGLLVAGVVYVAILAKENASTPASSQVSEESNGGKNQKSAEEIEKEKQAEKEKLLEREFSNPMVDVSTGKRAISIRVNLEAGVSGYVAPNSMVDVIAYETTKDDATKKEYKSAVLVLENVKVLTSGQSSDNKESALKYETVTLEVTVDQGVMLGLASKDKDGFYLMLRNTEDTETGKAGIKQTREVIKDDPKEEK from the coding sequence ATGAATACGAAAAAAATATGGCTTATTTCTTTAATATTAGGGTTGTTGGTTGCAGGTGTGGTTTATGTAGCTATTTTAGCAAAAGAAAATGCCTCTACTCCAGCCAGTTCGCAAGTTAGCGAGGAGTCAAACGGGGGAAAAAATCAAAAATCTGCAGAAGAAATTGAAAAAGAGAAACAAGCGGAAAAGGAGAAGTTGCTCGAAAGAGAATTCTCTAATCCAATGGTTGATGTAAGTACAGGCAAACGTGCGATTTCGATTAGGGTTAATTTAGAAGCAGGAGTTTCAGGATATGTAGCCCCGAATTCAATGGTTGATGTGATTGCCTATGAAACTACCAAAGATGATGCGACAAAAAAGGAATATAAATCGGCTGTGCTTGTTCTGGAAAATGTAAAGGTGCTAACTTCAGGTCAATCATCAGACAACAAAGAAAGTGCTCTTAAGTATGAAACTGTCACATTGGAGGTTACAGTTGATCAAGGAGTCATGCTCGGTCTAGCTTCCAAGGACAAAGACGGATTCTATCTAATGCTAAGGAATACGGAAGATACTGAAACCGGCAAAGCAGGAATAAAGCAAACAAGAGAAGTAATCAAAGATGATCCGAAGGAGGAAAAGTAA
- a CDS encoding TadE/TadG family type IV pilus assembly protein encodes MKSEKGQSLVEFALIVPVLILLLLGIMDFARIFHAYLTIDHAGREAARAASIGKTKSEAEKIGIDSGSSINLTKPNGSVTVTTGSPGANATVTITYPITFLTPVIGSIVGPITLTDTTVMRVE; translated from the coding sequence ATGAAATCAGAAAAAGGGCAATCGTTAGTTGAATTTGCACTTATCGTTCCGGTACTTATTTTACTTTTACTTGGAATAATGGACTTTGCACGAATTTTCCATGCCTATTTAACAATCGATCACGCAGGAAGGGAAGCCGCTCGGGCAGCTAGTATAGGAAAAACTAAGTCGGAGGCTGAAAAAATAGGTATAGATTCTGGAAGTAGTATTAATTTAACTAAGCCAAATGGTAGTGTAACAGTCACAACAGGTTCTCCTGGAGCCAATGCTACGGTTACAATAACGTATCCGATTACATTTCTTACCCCAGTTATTGGAAGCATTGTTGGTCCGATAACTTTAACAGACACCACTGTTATGCGAGTGGAATAA
- a CDS encoding prepilin peptidase, producing MIINFVLITALLISLITDIKNRRILNIVTLPAILFGFIYYTTLQGLEGFLFSGKGFLIGLTLLLIPYLLGGMGAGDVKLMAAIGALMGTSFVLYSFVYIALIGGLISVMLIMKRNGVKLSLKSLCYQLFFLRSNLGSKLFSKDKSSSISFPYGVAIVLGTFCTIVWGNFI from the coding sequence ATGATTATTAACTTTGTACTAATAACTGCGTTATTGATTTCATTAATAACCGATATTAAAAATAGAAGAATATTAAATATAGTAACATTACCAGCAATACTATTTGGATTTATTTATTATACAACTTTACAAGGTCTTGAAGGATTTCTCTTCAGTGGGAAGGGCTTTTTGATAGGATTAACACTTTTGCTAATCCCATATTTATTAGGGGGGATGGGAGCTGGTGATGTTAAGTTAATGGCTGCAATCGGGGCTTTAATGGGAACAAGTTTCGTTTTATATTCTTTCGTTTATATAGCCCTAATAGGTGGATTAATCTCTGTTATGTTGATTATGAAAAGAAATGGAGTCAAACTTTCCTTAAAATCCCTCTGTTACCAATTGTTTTTCTTGAGGAGTAATTTGGGATCCAAATTATTTAGTAAAGATAAAAGTTCAAGCATTTCATTCCCTTATGGAGTAGCAATTGTTCTCGGCACATTTTGTACGATTGTTTGGGGGAATTTCATATGA
- a CDS encoding Flp family type IVb pilin, with translation MLQKLKNLVVEEEGQGLSEYGLILAGVVVVAVAVIITLKADITALFDGISGQINP, from the coding sequence ATGTTACAAAAATTGAAGAACTTAGTAGTTGAAGAAGAAGGTCAAGGGCTATCGGAATATGGATTAATTTTAGCTGGAGTTGTAGTAGTTGCTGTTGCTGTAATAATAACATTAAAAGCGGATATTACAGCTTTATTTGATGGTATCTCGGGTCAAATAAACCCTTAA
- a CDS encoding DUF192 domain-containing protein, whose protein sequence is MREKTVFIPYQIKIADSFFKRLKGLMFLKNPIMNEGLLIVPCNSVHMFFMKFPIDVVLLNERNEVIKVYPNLKPWRMTKPLKAAHSILELPAGSINNLGIIVGNIIHVQL, encoded by the coding sequence ATGAGAGAAAAAACTGTATTCATTCCGTATCAAATTAAGATAGCAGACTCTTTTTTTAAAAGACTGAAAGGATTGATGTTCCTTAAGAATCCTATTATGAATGAAGGGCTTTTAATTGTGCCCTGTAATTCAGTACATATGTTTTTTATGAAGTTTCCAATTGATGTTGTTCTTCTTAATGAACGAAATGAGGTTATTAAGGTATATCCAAATTTAAAACCCTGGAGAATGACTAAACCTTTGAAGGCAGCACACTCAATACTGGAGCTCCCTGCAGGCTCGATAAATAACTTAGGCATTATTGTTGGTAATATTATTCATGTTCAGCTCTAA
- a CDS encoding Tad domain-containing protein, producing the protein MFKNLIKEENGQSLVLVAVSIIALIGFAGLAIDGGRLYLAKSQLQKAVDAGALAGADVLLKKLVEGPVSQTEYDLAKDEAGKIAGNNYTSNVPYTPKAYRDGPDYVEVYGEEDIQLFLMPVLNLTNSKVSAFAKVKIGNVNKFGKSNVIPIGVHLNEELEFGDPWKLLYGPGDGKKGNYGFLDFSKLENPPQNKSGAKDVAEYFTKGSPIDMEINKTTIQTVTGSFVSSNHIQNAIENIINSGGIVYVPIVTQFGVQDEFDDSNGQDKVMVIGFAAFKVTGYNKDTHQIDAEFQRMILPGEIGDETSEYGTFISKLVM; encoded by the coding sequence ATGTTCAAAAATTTAATAAAAGAAGAGAATGGTCAATCACTTGTTCTTGTTGCTGTTTCAATAATAGCTCTCATTGGGTTTGCCGGTTTAGCGATTGACGGCGGAAGATTATATCTGGCAAAATCACAACTCCAAAAGGCAGTAGATGCTGGTGCGCTTGCTGGTGCTGATGTTCTGTTAAAAAAACTTGTTGAAGGACCCGTTTCACAAACTGAGTATGATCTAGCCAAAGACGAAGCAGGAAAAATTGCTGGTAATAACTATACAAGTAATGTGCCTTATACTCCTAAGGCTTATCGGGACGGCCCAGATTATGTTGAGGTTTATGGGGAAGAAGATATTCAATTATTTTTAATGCCAGTTTTAAACTTAACAAATAGTAAAGTTAGCGCATTTGCAAAGGTGAAAATAGGTAATGTTAATAAGTTTGGTAAAAGCAATGTGATTCCAATCGGGGTACATTTAAACGAAGAATTAGAATTTGGTGACCCTTGGAAGTTATTATATGGACCTGGAGATGGAAAAAAAGGAAACTACGGCTTTTTAGACTTTTCCAAGCTTGAAAATCCCCCGCAGAATAAGTCAGGGGCCAAAGATGTTGCTGAATATTTTACAAAGGGTTCCCCGATAGACATGGAAATAAATAAGACAACCATTCAAACAGTAACCGGTTCTTTTGTGTCTTCAAATCATATACAGAACGCAATTGAGAATATAATCAATAGTGGAGGAATTGTTTATGTTCCGATTGTAACCCAATTTGGAGTGCAAGATGAATTCGATGATTCAAATGGGCAGGACAAAGTAATGGTCATCGGCTTCGCTGCTTTTAAAGTTACAGGTTATAACAAAGATACACATCAAATAGATGCTGAGTTTCAGAGAATGATTCTTCCAGGGGAGATTGGCGATGAAACTTCGGAATATGGAACTTTTATTTCCAAATTAGTTATGTAA
- a CDS encoding undecaprenyl-diphosphatase has protein sequence MSISQVNIDAFRAINDLGKEYDFLNPIAIFMAEYMLYILIIGLLVYWFTKTSKNRIMVVQGVLAVAVAEVLGKIAGSLYSHYQPFAELPNVNKLVDKAVDNAFPSDHSIIFFSICFSIWLVRKKEGWGWLILAVLVGTSRIMVGVHYPGDILTSALFGITAALFAYWLVPKLSFITAALTKHEKSKLPVNGKAEDQSNHF, from the coding sequence TTGTCTATTTCGCAAGTAAATATCGATGCCTTTCGGGCGATCAATGATTTAGGAAAAGAATATGATTTCCTAAATCCCATCGCCATCTTCATGGCAGAATATATGTTGTATATTTTAATAATTGGATTGTTGGTGTATTGGTTTACCAAAACAAGCAAAAATAGAATCATGGTGGTTCAAGGTGTACTCGCAGTTGCAGTCGCCGAAGTCCTTGGAAAAATTGCCGGGAGTTTATATTCCCATTACCAGCCATTCGCCGAACTGCCCAATGTTAACAAACTAGTTGATAAAGCAGTCGATAATGCCTTTCCGAGCGATCATTCCATCATATTTTTCTCGATCTGTTTTTCCATTTGGTTAGTCCGAAAGAAAGAGGGCTGGGGATGGCTCATCCTTGCTGTCCTTGTGGGAACGTCACGGATCATGGTCGGTGTTCACTATCCTGGGGATATACTTACATCGGCACTGTTTGGCATTACGGCAGCACTATTTGCCTACTGGCTTGTTCCGAAGCTCAGCTTCATTACAGCGGCTCTTACGAAACATGAAAAAAGCAAATTGCCTGTAAATGGGAAGGCAGAGGATCAATCCAATCACTTTTAA
- a CDS encoding MFS transporter, which produces MEKNITQPAPTGGLFQNRVFLAIIMSGLFLQIGIWVRNFAVLLFVMDQTNGDAFAVSMISVAEFAPIFIFSFIGGTFADRWAPKKTMVWCDILSAVSIFVVLITLIFGTWKVVFFATLISAILSQFSQPSGMKLFKMHLSPDQVQQAMSVYQTVFALFMVLGPVIGTFIFQSFGIDISITITGLAFLLSAAALAFLPKDRPLEDVGESTLLQEMKSGVKYVLGKKELSLLGLCFMAAGLGVGFINPLSIFLVTEQLNLPKENLQWLLMVNGVGMIIGGAVAMIFAKNVAPQRLLVFGMLVNGIGIAVMGWSTNIWITLIAEFANGLMMPCIQIGINTLILQKTEEAFIGRVNGILSPLFAGSMVITMSIAGILKEKYSLVTTFETSAVLFIIGLLFILPIYNQKQQSKPEVLGSK; this is translated from the coding sequence ATGGAAAAAAACATAACACAACCAGCACCAACCGGAGGCCTGTTTCAAAACCGGGTCTTTCTCGCTATTATCATGTCCGGATTATTTTTACAAATTGGAATTTGGGTGCGAAACTTTGCCGTATTGCTGTTCGTCATGGACCAAACCAACGGTGATGCCTTTGCCGTCTCAATGATTTCTGTAGCTGAATTCGCGCCAATCTTTATTTTCTCGTTTATTGGCGGAACCTTTGCCGACAGGTGGGCCCCGAAAAAGACGATGGTCTGGTGCGATATTTTAAGTGCAGTATCCATCTTTGTCGTACTCATCACCCTAATTTTCGGAACGTGGAAGGTAGTGTTTTTCGCGACTTTAATCTCAGCCATCCTTTCACAATTCTCGCAGCCTTCAGGAATGAAATTGTTCAAAATGCATTTGTCCCCGGATCAAGTGCAGCAGGCGATGTCTGTCTATCAAACCGTCTTTGCTTTATTTATGGTGTTGGGACCGGTAATTGGAACATTCATTTTCCAATCGTTTGGAATTGACATCTCCATCACCATCACCGGTCTTGCGTTCTTGCTTTCAGCGGCGGCCCTTGCATTCTTGCCAAAAGATCGTCCATTGGAAGACGTCGGTGAGTCCACGTTACTGCAAGAAATGAAAAGTGGAGTTAAGTATGTACTTGGAAAAAAAGAATTGAGCCTGCTGGGCCTATGTTTTATGGCAGCAGGTCTAGGGGTCGGGTTCATTAATCCTTTATCGATTTTCCTTGTTACCGAGCAATTAAATCTGCCGAAGGAAAACCTTCAGTGGCTGTTAATGGTCAACGGTGTGGGGATGATTATCGGTGGTGCCGTGGCGATGATTTTTGCCAAAAATGTGGCACCGCAGCGTCTGCTTGTTTTTGGAATGCTTGTCAATGGCATCGGCATCGCTGTAATGGGCTGGTCGACAAACATCTGGATTACCTTAATTGCCGAGTTTGCGAACGGTTTGATGATGCCTTGTATTCAAATCGGGATCAATACCTTGATTTTGCAAAAAACAGAAGAGGCCTTTATCGGCCGCGTCAACGGAATTTTAAGTCCGCTATTCGCCGGCTCAATGGTTATCACTATGAGTATTGCCGGGATTTTAAAAGAGAAGTATTCATTAGTAACAACGTTTGAAACATCGGCCGTCTTGTTTATCATCGGATTACTGTTCATCTTGCCGATATACAACCAAAAACAGCAGTCAAAACCTGAAGTTCTCGGTTCTAAATAG